The DNA region GCATTGAGCAGGCGGGTCACGGTCTGCTCGTCGGCTTTGTGCCCGCACTCCAGGCACTGGATCTCGGGTTGGGTGCCGAGCCGCCGGGCGGTGGCTGCCAGCGCACTCGACAGCGACTCGTACTGTGGCTCGAACGATTCGCCCCCGACCACCGGTACCAGGACCAGGGTGTCGCCGTCTTGCACGCCCAGATCGTCGAGGCTGCGGGTGATGTCGAGTCGAACGCCGTTGACTTTATGTAGTTCGTAACTTCCCGGGGGGAGTGCTACGCCGTCGAAACCGTGCTGACGCAGATCCTCGTCGAGTAACTCGACCATTCCCTCGAAGAACTCCTCGACCGGGATTCCGGCTGGAAATACCTGGGATACCAGATGTTTGTCGTAGGCGAGACTCACCGCGCAGCGTGCCGGAAAAGCGACTTTGGCCGATGTCGGGGAGGTCACCGCATTCACCTTTCGGTGTCGGGCACAAATTTATCCGCCAGACCGGCGGTCATCTCGAATAGCCGCAGTCGGGTCTTCTTCTTCACCTCGTTCTGAACGTCGATGATGCCGCCTTTGGCCAGATGTGCGTCATAGGGCATGACTTCCACGGTCGCACCGGTTTTGCTGAAGCGCTCGGAGAGATAGGCCACGGCGGCGTTGTCCTGGGCGGGCGCGGAGTGGTTGAGGATCACCGTCGAGCGCGACACCAATTCGTGGTAGCCCTGTGACGCCAGATAGTCGACGGCACGCAATACCGGACGGGACTGGTCGGCGGTGATTCCGGAAACGAATACCAACGTGTCGGTGTTCTCCAGCACCGGCTTCATGACGGGGTGTTCGAGGTCGGCCGCGGTGTCGACGATGATCACGTTGTGAGTCCGCCGCAAGCGCGACAACACCCCGCTGAACATGGCCGGGACGAGTGGGCGCAGCTGATCGGAGGTGCGGTTTCCGGCCAGTACGTCCAAGCCCACCGCATTCTGCCCGAGGTGTTCGCGGATATCGGAGTATCCCTGCACGTCGGTGTCGCTGAGTACGGCCGAGTAGTCACCGGGTGGATGTTCGTCGATGCGATCCGAGAGGGTTCCGAATCCCGGGACGGCGTCGATCGCGATTACATTCTCCGGTCGGCATTCCCGGAATACGCTGCCGATTGCCGCCGCGAGGGTTGTCACACCGGTACCGCCCTTCCCGGAGACCAGCGTGATCACGTACTGACGGCGGATGTGTCGGCGAATTCGATTACGCAAATCGCGGTAATGGCGTTCGTGCGGAGATTCCCCGGGGTTGATGACTTTCCCAGATGCAACATAAACCAGTTTGCGCCAGCCCGAACCGGGTGGAATCTTGCGGGGCGTCGCCAGGTCGGAAATGCGCATGGAATCCGATACGGAATCCCGGTAACGGTGACCTGTCGCCGGTTCCCGCCGCGCGGCGCCTTCTTCGGGCATATTAGGGCCATTCCATGGGCTCGTCACGCGCGCGACGCTAACATGGTCGATGTCGTCCTGATCGCATAATTCATCCCGATGGTAGTAAATGGATTGCAATGGTGACGATGTGAATTTGTTGTCATACGACCCGCCTATGTGAATGCCAGTCCGCTCCGGCCGGGAGCCGAGCGATGAGCCGCAGGATTGCGTGGGCGAGGTCGGCGCGGGTGCCGGGGGAGACGATCTGGTAGCGCCGGCCCCCGTTGTCGATGTTCTCGACGCAGACCCGACCCGAGGGGGTGTCCGAGATCAGTACCGAGGTATCCCCGATGGCCGTTCGGGCCAATTCCTCAGGGCCTGCGCCGGGCTGGAACGCAACGATGTCGGCCTGCCCCGACAGTTTCGGGTCGGCGGCGGTCGCCACGATCTGTTGCTGGTCGACGTCGAGATGTTGCGCGGCCAGATAACGCTGCAGGCTATCGCGGTCACGAACCTGTGCGAGCAGTTCTTCGGTGTCCAGCGTGACCGGCCGCAGTGCCGCCGCTTCGGCGACACCGCACAACCGCTCGACCTGACCGACGAGAAGATCACCGGCGGCCGCCTGATCGATGGCACTGCCGGCCGGGTAGAGCCGGATCTGTTGATCGTGCCGTTCCAGCACCACCCACCAAGAAGCGAATCGGCTGATCGAGACCCGGGTCATGTGCTGCGGGTCGCCGTACGGTCGCCCGGGAAAATTCAGGGTCACCAGCAGCGCGATGTCGCGCCGCATGACCACCGTCAACCATTCCCGGACCATGGGGTCCGCCTCGCCCCCGCTGTCGAGTACGCCGAGTTCCATCAACTCTTGGGCGACGGGATGACCGAGTGCCCGCTCGGCGGTGTCCAAGCGGGGTAGCAGCGGCCGAAGGCCCAACTCCGGGCAGAGTTGTTCGATCCCGGTGACGGCCTGTAGCACCCACAGGCCGTCGAGCGTCGTCGTCAGCACATCACCCTCGCCGCACCCCCGTGATTCCGATACCCGTTCTGACATACGAAGTGGGGCATCCGCGCCTGCCGCGCAGACACCCCACCTCGATGGGGATCAAAAAAGGCTGTTGATCGTCTGGTCGGTCTGCATGGCACCCTCGAGCACGGACCCGATGGTGGAGCCGTGCTGACCGATGGTCTCGATCAGCCCCTGCAGGCCGGAGAGCATCTGCGCCTGCGCTTCGAAGAATCCGGTGGCGCCGTGGCCGCCGAAGTACTCGGTCAGCATCTGAGTGAGCTGGTTGGAATCCGCGTGGATCTGGTCCAGAGTGCCGGCGCTGCTGATCACGCCGTGAGCGTGATCGCTGACGGCGCCGGGGTGATAGGTAATGCCGTCCATGAGAATCGGTGTCCTTTCGGAGATTAGGGTCGGGGCTTCAGTTCTCTAGGCGGACTGTCCGCCGAACAGCGCGTGGAATGCGTGCTCGGAGTGGGATTCATGAGATTCCATGAGGGCAGCGGCCTGGTTGAGGCCCTCCGTCAGGCGGCTGCCGCCGATGAGCACCTTCTGCATGTCGTCGTGGATCTGTGCCGCGGTGGTGTACGAGGCTTGCGATCCCGCGCCATCCCAGGTCGCCGCGCTCAGGATGTTTTCGTGGTCGGCCAAGTACTGATTGGCGATCGCCTGAGCGTGTTCGATGTGTTGCGACAACTTCGACGCGGTGTTCCGCATCAGTTCGGGCGTGACAACTATGGCTGCCATCGTTTCCTCCTCGGTTGTAGAACAACCCCCCGGGACCCGGCGGGATATGGCTGGCGGTAGTGTATTTGCTCCCTTCTGATGTGTCGATTCACCCTGTTTTCAGCAAACTGCCAGGTCAAGTCCGGTTGTCGATGACCCGCACTGTGTTCGCCCGGTCGGCGGGCCGGCCGCCCGGACCCTTGCCGGCGGCACCGTGGGCGATGGGCATTCCCCCCATTCCCCCAGCGCCGGTGGTCGTCGCCCGTGACGACTCGACGGAGCCCAGGGCCCCGCTGGGCCGCAATCCCACCGGCCGGCCGCCGGCCGACTCGAATGCGCTCACCGGTCGGGTGAACGCCGATACCGGTGCGCCCGCACCCCCACCGCCGAAGCCGGCACCGGAGCCGGAGGTGGCGTTGGCCAGCATCGCCGAGGCCGGCACGCCGCCGGCTCCGGCGGGCTGCAGTGCGCCGCCGAGCATGTTCGGGTTCATGAACATTCCCATCAGGGACTGCATCGGGCTCATCATCGATTGCGGCATCTGCATCAGCGATTGCGGCGCCTGCGTCAGCGTCGAGCCGATCTGCTGAACCGGACCCAGCATCGAGCTCAGCTCGCTTCCCATGCCCTGAGCGGCGGACGCCCCCTGCCCGGTGGCATTGCTCGCCATGGATGTGCCCGTGTAGGCCGCACGCATAGCGCCTCCGGCAGCGGCCCGGGACGCCGCTTCTCCGACGGCGCCGACTGCCGCCGCCGGTGCCGCGGGCGATGCGCCCATCCCGGCCACCGGTGCGGGAACCATCAGGCTGGAGGTGAGCGCGGTCAGCGTCGCGCCATATGAGGCGCCCACCGCCGCGTTATTGGGCCAGAACAGGCCGAAGTACTGGTATTCCAGCGACACGATCCGAGGACTCAACGCACCGAGGACCGACGGGTTTACGTCGTAGTCGACGGCGGTCTCGATGCGGTTTTCCTCGCACTCTTGGGCGGTGCGCATACTGCCGTAGGCCAACTGATAGGCCTCGACTGCCGCCGCGACGATGGGCGCCTTGACGTCTACCCAGCCGGCCAGTCCGTGCAGGGCCACGTTGAGCAACGTCGCATTGAACACGGAACCCTCCGATCCGGCGCCGACCCAGCCGATCGAAGTCAAGGCGGTGTTGACCGCCGAAGCGATTCCCGAAGCGTGGTGGGCGACACCGAGGGCAGTCCACGCCGCCGCGTTGGTCAGCATGGTCGGGACCCCCGCGCCGGATTTGATCAACAGGTCGTTGGTCTCCGGCGTTCGGGCTGCCCACCCCGGATCGGCCACCGGCTAGCCGCCGAGGGCGACGGTGGCGGCGCGCAGTGCCTCGGTGGCGCCGTATACGCCCGAGGCCGTTGCCTGGGCGCCGGAGAACAACCCGCGCTGGGCCGAATGCTCGGCGACGATGCCCAGGTATTCGCTTCCGGACGCCAGTAGAGCGGCATGAAATGCGATGGAATCCGGGTCATTGCCCATCGGTAGTACGCCCAGCAGGGCGGGGCCGGCAGCGGCGGCGGCGACCTCGGTTTCAGCGCTGATTCCGGCTTCGACGCCCGAGGATGCCAGGACGGCTTCTGGTTCTACAGAGAACATGCTTTCCTCCCGATGCCTCATCGCCGGGCTACCGGCTTTGCAGGTCGGAGACGATCGTAAACCTATATATCGCCTGGCGTCACTTCATCAAGTAAATGAGCGTTACTGTTGCTCGAAATCGTGGATCATCGAGGACGGCACCCCGACCAGCACACCTTCGACCTCGGAGTCGTTGACGAGCTGGCCACGGCCGGCGGGCAGTGCCTGCGCGCGCACCATGCGGTTGACCTTGTTCTGCGGATCGTTGTCCATGAACAGCGCGGGCACCTTGGCGGCCCGTTGGGCCTTCACCCAGGGATCCATCTCCAACTGACCGAAGTTCGACGAGTTGCGGGTGGTGAACACGTGCAGCCCGATCTGGCGAGCCCGTTCCATCAGCTTCCACAACGCCGCCCCGACCGGTGGTTTGGCCGGATGTATCTGGGCCGGACGCAGGTC from Mycolicibacter sp. MU0083 includes:
- a CDS encoding MinD/ParA family protein, yielding MTSPWNGPNMPEEGAARREPATGHRYRDSVSDSMRISDLATPRKIPPGSGWRKLVYVASGKVINPGESPHERHYRDLRNRIRRHIRRQYVITLVSGKGGTGVTTLAAAIGSVFRECRPENVIAIDAVPGFGTLSDRIDEHPPGDYSAVLSDTDVQGYSDIREHLGQNAVGLDVLAGNRTSDQLRPLVPAMFSGVLSRLRRTHNVIIVDTAADLEHPVMKPVLENTDTLVFVSGITADQSRPVLRAVDYLASQGYHELVSRSTVILNHSAPAQDNAAVAYLSERFSKTGATVEVMPYDAHLAKGGIIDVQNEVKKKTRLRLFEMTAGLADKFVPDTER
- a CDS encoding ESX secretion-associated protein EspG, coding for MLTTTLDGLWVLQAVTGIEQLCPELGLRPLLPRLDTAERALGHPVAQELMELGVLDSGGEADPMVREWLTVVMRRDIALLVTLNFPGRPYGDPQHMTRVSISRFASWWVVLERHDQQIRLYPAGSAIDQAAAGDLLVGQVERLCGVAEAAALRPVTLDTEELLAQVRDRDSLQRYLAAQHLDVDQQQIVATAADPKLSGQADIVAFQPGAGPEELARTAIGDTSVLISDTPSGRVCVENIDNGGRRYQIVSPGTRADLAHAILRLIARLPAGADWHSHRRVV
- a CDS encoding WXG100 family type VII secretion target, which codes for MDGITYHPGAVSDHAHGVISSAGTLDQIHADSNQLTQMLTEYFGGHGATGFFEAQAQMLSGLQGLIETIGQHGSTIGSVLEGAMQTDQTINSLF
- a CDS encoding WXG100 family type VII secretion target — its product is MAAIVVTPELMRNTASKLSQHIEHAQAIANQYLADHENILSAATWDGAGSQASYTTAAQIHDDMQKVLIGGSRLTEGLNQAAALMESHESHSEHAFHALFGGQSA
- a CDS encoding PPE family protein, coding for MADPGWAARTPETNDLLIKSGAGVPTMLTNAAAWTALGVAHHASGIASAVNTALTSIGWVGAGSEGSVFNATLLNVALHGLAGWVDVKAPIVAAAVEAYQLAYGSMRTAQECEENRIETAVDYDVNPSVLGALSPRIVSLEYQYFGLFWPNNAAVGASYGATLTALTSSLMVPAPVAGMGASPAAPAAAVGAVGEAASRAAAGGAMRAAYTGTSMASNATGQGASAAQGMGSELSSMLGPVQQIGSTLTQAPQSLMQMPQSMMSPMQSLMGMFMNPNMLGGALQPAGAGGVPASAMLANATSGSGAGFGGGGAGAPVSAFTRPVSAFESAGGRPVGLRPSGALGSVESSRATTTGAGGMGGMPIAHGAAGKGPGGRPADRANTVRVIDNRT
- a CDS encoding PE domain-containing protein; translation: MFSVEPEAVLASSGVEAGISAETEVAAAAAGPALLGVLPMGNDPDSIAFHAALLASGSEYLGIVAEHSAQRGLFSGAQATASGVYGATEALRAATVALGG